The DNA region CTCTGCGGGCACGGCGCTCCCTTGGATGCGGGTACGAGCCCAGGCATTGTACCGGCGGCCGGCGGGGGGTGTCAAGCGGGGCGGTTTTCGGTGAAATGTTGTACCCGGCGGCCGACTTTGCTACCATCACCGCGGAGGAGACGAGATGTACGAGCCGCTGGTCGTGGTCGTCGGTGTGCTGGAGATGAACTGCTACGTGTGGCCCGTGGGCGACGGGGGGGCCCTGGTGGTGGACCCCGGAGCCGAGGCGGACCGCATCGAGGCCGTGATGAGGGAGAAAGACCTGACCCCCGTAGCCATAGCCCTGACCCACGGCCACCCCGACCATTTAGGCGGCGCCGGGGAGATGGCCAGGCGCCACGACATCCCCTGCTACCTCCACCCCGACGACCTGATATGCGTGGCGGCGCTGAAGGAGGAGTGGCTCGAAATCTGCGGCCCCCGGCCCAACGAGTGGCCCCGCTTCACCCCGTATCCGGCCCTCTTGACCTTCCCCGCCGTCCAGCTCGAGGTGCTCCACCTGCCGGGTCACTCGCCGGGCGGTGTGGTGCTCTACGACGCCAAGCGCGGCATCGCTGCGGTGGGCGACTCCATTTTCGCCGGCAGCGTGGGGCGCACCGACCTCCCCGGTGGCGACCCCGACGCGCTCTTCCGCAATATCGAGCAGGTCGTCATGTCCCTGCCCGACTCGACGCGCCTATTGCCCGGCCATGGCCCCGCGACCACCGTGGGCGAGGAGAAGCGGTCCAACCCCTTCCTGGTTTGAAAAAAATACTCCCCCTCGCGGGGGTTTTAATCCTCTTCGGCTGCGCCGCCGAGCCACAGCCTCCGCCGGGTTGCGCTTTCGCGAAGGCGCTGCCCTCGGAGGATTTTCACGCCCTCGCCCTGCGTACTCTGGGCGATCCGGAGCGTGGCCCCGAGCTGGCCGCGCTCAATCGGACGGACGAGTGGGCGAGGCCCGCCGAAATCGAAGGGCTGGTCGTGCCCGCCGGCGCGGATAACGACCAGCCGCCGCTCTACGACGCGCTGGAGGAGAGTGACGGGGAGGGGGCGTGGCTGGCGGCGTCCCGGCTCGTCGTCCGGGACGACCTCGTCGGGGCGACGGCGCTTTTGGAATCGGTCCTCGGGGAAGACCCTTATCAGGCGCGGCTGCGCTATCTGCTGGGGCTGCTGCGCTTCCGTCAGGGGGAGGCCTGGCGCGCCGAAGTCCAGTTCCGGGCGGCCGCGTATCTGGCCCCCGCCGACAGCCGACCGCACCTGGCGCTGGGGCTCCTCCTCTGCGCCCAGGACCGGGGGGATGAGGCCCGGCGGGAGCTTTCGACGGCGCTGGCCCTGGACCCGACGGACGACCGCGCCTGGGCGGCGGCGGCCCTCCTGGACGAGGCGCAGGGCGATTCAAAAGATGCGGCGTTCGAGTTGGGCGAGTTTCTCCGTCTTGGTCCCGGCTTCGGCCCCGAGCGGGAGGTTTTTGGGGACATGCAGGGGCTTATCGAAGGTGGGCATGACCCGCTGGACCCCGCCTGGCGGTCGGGGCGCCTGCCCGTTCCCGATTCCCGCGATCCGGTCCTCGACCCACCGTAGGAATGGCGATCGAGGGGCCGCGGCCAAATAACCGTAATATAGGGCGGGGGCTTTAGTCCCCGCCGTTTTCACGCTCAAGCCTCGCCCCTCACCCTAGCCCTCCCCCCAGAGGGGGGAGGGGACAGCTTCGCCCCCTCCCCAACCCGTAGGCGAGCCTCCCCCCATAGGGGGGAGGGGACACGCG from bacterium includes:
- a CDS encoding MBL fold metallo-hydrolase, with amino-acid sequence MYEPLVVVVGVLEMNCYVWPVGDGGALVVDPGAEADRIEAVMREKDLTPVAIALTHGHPDHLGGAGEMARRHDIPCYLHPDDLICVAALKEEWLEICGPRPNEWPRFTPYPALLTFPAVQLEVLHLPGHSPGGVVLYDAKRGIAAVGDSIFAGSVGRTDLPGGDPDALFRNIEQVVMSLPDSTRLLPGHGPATTVGEEKRSNPFLV